A part of Oncorhynchus gorbuscha isolate QuinsamMale2020 ecotype Even-year linkage group LG09, OgorEven_v1.0, whole genome shotgun sequence genomic DNA contains:
- the LOC124043863 gene encoding rap guanine nucleotide exchange factor 4-like isoform X2 translates to MAGLLAPSYGVMESGGPSPDRMPDKENISNNSSGSISKHLSKVPSEKIMRAGKVLRDAILSRAPHIIRDRKYHLKTYRQCCVGTELVDWQMQQSSCVRSRIQAVGMWQVLLEEGVLNHVDQELTFQDKYLFYRFLDDEQDDAPLPTEKEARESDEELQDTLLLLSQIGPDAHMRMILRKQPGQRTTDDLEIIYEELLHIKALSHLSTTVKKELAGVLIFESHATAGTVLFNQGEEGTSWYIILKGSVNVVIYGKGVVCTLHEGDDFGKLALVNDAPRAASIVLRDDNCHFLRVDKEDFNRILKDVEANTVRLKEHYQDVLVLEKSPSSQASTCGSTTTTATSSHYKYTVMSGTPEKILEHFLEMMRLDSHLNESDPALDDFVLMHCVFIPNSQLCPVLMAHYHAEASQGSEQERLDYTLNNKRRVIRLVLQWASVHGDHLQEEDASLAFLEEFFVSVSDDARVIPALKDQLPELEKIVKNNSGDARSSQQKHKILLRQFSMGDERLQKRQAIKSNDEILFKVYCSDHTYTTIRVPMAASVSEVISAVADKLGSAEDLLLVNLSSAGDKVVLNPNDISVFSTLSINGRLFVCPGDQLDSLIPLPEQEGPSTGSLGSFELMSSKDLAYQMTLYDWELFHCVHEHELIYYTFGRKNFKKTTANMDLFLRRFNEIQLWVITEICLCAQLSKRVQLLKKFIKIAAHCKEYKNLNSFFAIIMGMSNPAVSRLSQTWEKLPSKFKKFYSEFESLMDPSRNHRAYRLTVAKLDPPIIPFMPLLIKDMTFTHDGNKTFIDSLVNFEKMRMIANTVRIVRYCRSLPFSAEPSQTSKNHLDVRSYVRQLTVIDNQRTLSQFSHRLEPRRT, encoded by the exons ATGGCTGGACTGCTAGCCCCATCTTATGGAGTTATGGAAAGTGGTGGACCCAGCCCTGACA GAATGCCGGACAAAGAGAACATAAGCAACAACTCTTCTGGATCCATCTCTAAACATCTGAGTAAG GTCCCATCTGAGAAGATCATGCGAGCAGGGAAGGTTCTACGTGATGCCATCCTCTCCAGAGCTCCCCACATCATCCGAGACAGGAAGTACCACCTGAAGACATACAG GCAATGCTGTGTGGGAACAGagctggttgactggcagatgcAGCAGAGCTCCTGTGTTCGCTCTCGCATTCAAGCAGTGGGCATGTGGCAGGTGCTGCTGGAGGAAGGAGTTCTCAACCACG TGGACCAGGAGCTGACCTTCCAGGACAAGTATCTGTTCTACCGTTTCTTGGATGATGAGCAGGATGACGCTCCCCTGCCCACTGAGAAGGAGGCCAGGGAGAGTGATGAGGAGCTGCAggataccctcctcctcctctcccaaatAGGCCCTGACGCACACATGCGCATGATCCTGAGGAAACA GCCAGGACAGAGGACAACAGATGATTTGGAGATAATTTATGAGGAGCTGCTCCATATAAAAGCCTTATCGCACCTTTCCACCACT GTAAAGAAGGAGTTAGCCGGAGTCCTAATCTTTGAGTCCCATGCCACAGCAGGAACCGTGT TGTTCAATCAAGGGGAGGAAGGCACATCGTGGTACATCATTCTAAAGGGCTCTGTAAACGTTGTCATTTATggaaag GGGGTTGTTTGCACGCTGCATGAGGGAGATGACTTTGGGAAGCTTGCCCTGGTCAACGATGCCCCCCGCGCCGCCTCCATTGTCCTACGAGACGATAACTGCCACTTCCTACGTGTGGACAAGGAGGACTTCAATCGGATCCTCAAA GATGTGGAGGCCAACACGGTGCGTTTGAAAGAGCATTATCAGGATGTTCTGGTCCTGGAGAAGAGCCCCAGCAGCCAGGCCTCCACCTGTggctccaccaccaccacagccacCTCCTCACACTATAA ATACACTGTGATGTCCGGGACACCGGAGAAGATTCTGGAGCACTTTCTGGAAATGATGCGACTGGACTCTCACCTTAACGAATCAG ATCCAGCTCTGGACGACTTTGTGCTCATGCACTGCGTCTTCATCCCTAACAGTCAGCTGTGTCCGGTGCTCATGGCCCA CTACCATGCTGAGGCGTCCCAGGGCTCAGAACAGGAGCGTCTTGACTATACCCTGAACAACAAGAGGAGGGTGATCAGGCTGGTGCTGCAGTGGGCCTCAGTACATGGAGACCACCTGCAAGAGGAGGATGCCTCCCTCGCCTTCCTAGAG GAGTTCTTTGTGTCTGTATCTGATGATGCCAGGGTGATTCCTGCTCTGAAAGATCAACTCCCAGAGTTAGAGAAGATCGTTAAAAACAA CTCTGGTGACGCCAGATCCTCTCAACAAAAG cACAAAATCCTGTTGAGGCAGTTCAGCATGGGGGATGAGAGGCTGCAGAAACGACAG gccATCAAGAGTAATGATGAGA TCCTGTTCAAAGTGTACTGCAGCGACCACACCTACACCACCATCCGGGTCCCCATGGCCGCCTCGGTCAGCGAGGTCATCAGCGCGGTGGCCGACAAGCTGGGGTCAGCGGAGGACCTTCTCCTGGTCAACCTCAGTTCGGCCGGAG ATAAAGTGGTGCTAAACCCCAACGATATTTCCGTCTTCTCCACACTCAGCATCAACGGCCGTCTATTTGTCTGTCCCGGGGATCAACTGGATTCATTG ATTCCCTTACCAGAGCAGGAAGGACCCTCCACAGGCTCCCTGGGCAGCTTTGAGTTGATGAGCTCTAAAGACCTGGCCTACCAGATGACTCTCTACGACTGGGAACTCTTCCACTGTGTACATGAG CATGAGCTGATCTACTATACATTTGGGAGGAAGAACTTCAAGAAGACTACGGCCAACATGGACCTGTTCCTCAGGAGGTTCAATGAGATTCAGCTGTGGGTGATCACGGAGATCTGTCTGTGTGCTCAGCTCAGCAAGCGTGTTCAGCTGCTCAAGAAGTTCATCAAGATCGCTGCCCA CTGTAAGGAGTATAAGAACCTCAACTCCTTCTTCGCTATTATCATGGGCATGAGTAACCCAGCCGTGAGCAGACTGAGTCAGACATGGGag AAACTACCCAGCAAATTTAAGAAGTTTTACAGCGAATTTGAAAGCTTAATG GACCCGTCCAGGAACCACCGGGCGTACCGGCTCACTGTGGCCAAGCTGGACCCGCCCATCATTCCCTTCATGCCGCTGCTGATCAAAG
- the LOC124043863 gene encoding rap guanine nucleotide exchange factor 4-like isoform X1 produces the protein MAGLLAPSYGVMESGGPSPDRMPDKENISNNSSGSISKHLSKKSFTESPDKIHPKSISQVPSEKIMRAGKVLRDAILSRAPHIIRDRKYHLKTYRQCCVGTELVDWQMQQSSCVRSRIQAVGMWQVLLEEGVLNHVDQELTFQDKYLFYRFLDDEQDDAPLPTEKEARESDEELQDTLLLLSQIGPDAHMRMILRKQPGQRTTDDLEIIYEELLHIKALSHLSTTVKKELAGVLIFESHATAGTVLFNQGEEGTSWYIILKGSVNVVIYGKGVVCTLHEGDDFGKLALVNDAPRAASIVLRDDNCHFLRVDKEDFNRILKDVEANTVRLKEHYQDVLVLEKSPSSQASTCGSTTTTATSSHYKYTVMSGTPEKILEHFLEMMRLDSHLNESDPALDDFVLMHCVFIPNSQLCPVLMAHYHAEASQGSEQERLDYTLNNKRRVIRLVLQWASVHGDHLQEEDASLAFLEEFFVSVSDDARVIPALKDQLPELEKIVKNNSGDARSSQQKHKILLRQFSMGDERLQKRQAIKSNDEILFKVYCSDHTYTTIRVPMAASVSEVISAVADKLGSAEDLLLVNLSSAGDKVVLNPNDISVFSTLSINGRLFVCPGDQLDSLIPLPEQEGPSTGSLGSFELMSSKDLAYQMTLYDWELFHCVHEHELIYYTFGRKNFKKTTANMDLFLRRFNEIQLWVITEICLCAQLSKRVQLLKKFIKIAAHCKEYKNLNSFFAIIMGMSNPAVSRLSQTWEKLPSKFKKFYSEFESLMDPSRNHRAYRLTVAKLDPPIIPFMPLLIKDMTFTHDGNKTFIDSLVNFEKMRMIANTVRIVRYCRSLPFSAEPSQTSKNHLDVRSYVRQLTVIDNQRTLSQFSHRLEPRRT, from the exons ATGGCTGGACTGCTAGCCCCATCTTATGGAGTTATGGAAAGTGGTGGACCCAGCCCTGACA GAATGCCGGACAAAGAGAACATAAGCAACAACTCTTCTGGATCCATCTCTAAACATCTGAGTAAG AAATCCTTCACAGAAAGCCCAGACAAAATCCATCCTAAATCCATTTCTCAG GTCCCATCTGAGAAGATCATGCGAGCAGGGAAGGTTCTACGTGATGCCATCCTCTCCAGAGCTCCCCACATCATCCGAGACAGGAAGTACCACCTGAAGACATACAG GCAATGCTGTGTGGGAACAGagctggttgactggcagatgcAGCAGAGCTCCTGTGTTCGCTCTCGCATTCAAGCAGTGGGCATGTGGCAGGTGCTGCTGGAGGAAGGAGTTCTCAACCACG TGGACCAGGAGCTGACCTTCCAGGACAAGTATCTGTTCTACCGTTTCTTGGATGATGAGCAGGATGACGCTCCCCTGCCCACTGAGAAGGAGGCCAGGGAGAGTGATGAGGAGCTGCAggataccctcctcctcctctcccaaatAGGCCCTGACGCACACATGCGCATGATCCTGAGGAAACA GCCAGGACAGAGGACAACAGATGATTTGGAGATAATTTATGAGGAGCTGCTCCATATAAAAGCCTTATCGCACCTTTCCACCACT GTAAAGAAGGAGTTAGCCGGAGTCCTAATCTTTGAGTCCCATGCCACAGCAGGAACCGTGT TGTTCAATCAAGGGGAGGAAGGCACATCGTGGTACATCATTCTAAAGGGCTCTGTAAACGTTGTCATTTATggaaag GGGGTTGTTTGCACGCTGCATGAGGGAGATGACTTTGGGAAGCTTGCCCTGGTCAACGATGCCCCCCGCGCCGCCTCCATTGTCCTACGAGACGATAACTGCCACTTCCTACGTGTGGACAAGGAGGACTTCAATCGGATCCTCAAA GATGTGGAGGCCAACACGGTGCGTTTGAAAGAGCATTATCAGGATGTTCTGGTCCTGGAGAAGAGCCCCAGCAGCCAGGCCTCCACCTGTggctccaccaccaccacagccacCTCCTCACACTATAA ATACACTGTGATGTCCGGGACACCGGAGAAGATTCTGGAGCACTTTCTGGAAATGATGCGACTGGACTCTCACCTTAACGAATCAG ATCCAGCTCTGGACGACTTTGTGCTCATGCACTGCGTCTTCATCCCTAACAGTCAGCTGTGTCCGGTGCTCATGGCCCA CTACCATGCTGAGGCGTCCCAGGGCTCAGAACAGGAGCGTCTTGACTATACCCTGAACAACAAGAGGAGGGTGATCAGGCTGGTGCTGCAGTGGGCCTCAGTACATGGAGACCACCTGCAAGAGGAGGATGCCTCCCTCGCCTTCCTAGAG GAGTTCTTTGTGTCTGTATCTGATGATGCCAGGGTGATTCCTGCTCTGAAAGATCAACTCCCAGAGTTAGAGAAGATCGTTAAAAACAA CTCTGGTGACGCCAGATCCTCTCAACAAAAG cACAAAATCCTGTTGAGGCAGTTCAGCATGGGGGATGAGAGGCTGCAGAAACGACAG gccATCAAGAGTAATGATGAGA TCCTGTTCAAAGTGTACTGCAGCGACCACACCTACACCACCATCCGGGTCCCCATGGCCGCCTCGGTCAGCGAGGTCATCAGCGCGGTGGCCGACAAGCTGGGGTCAGCGGAGGACCTTCTCCTGGTCAACCTCAGTTCGGCCGGAG ATAAAGTGGTGCTAAACCCCAACGATATTTCCGTCTTCTCCACACTCAGCATCAACGGCCGTCTATTTGTCTGTCCCGGGGATCAACTGGATTCATTG ATTCCCTTACCAGAGCAGGAAGGACCCTCCACAGGCTCCCTGGGCAGCTTTGAGTTGATGAGCTCTAAAGACCTGGCCTACCAGATGACTCTCTACGACTGGGAACTCTTCCACTGTGTACATGAG CATGAGCTGATCTACTATACATTTGGGAGGAAGAACTTCAAGAAGACTACGGCCAACATGGACCTGTTCCTCAGGAGGTTCAATGAGATTCAGCTGTGGGTGATCACGGAGATCTGTCTGTGTGCTCAGCTCAGCAAGCGTGTTCAGCTGCTCAAGAAGTTCATCAAGATCGCTGCCCA CTGTAAGGAGTATAAGAACCTCAACTCCTTCTTCGCTATTATCATGGGCATGAGTAACCCAGCCGTGAGCAGACTGAGTCAGACATGGGag AAACTACCCAGCAAATTTAAGAAGTTTTACAGCGAATTTGAAAGCTTAATG GACCCGTCCAGGAACCACCGGGCGTACCGGCTCACTGTGGCCAAGCTGGACCCGCCCATCATTCCCTTCATGCCGCTGCTGATCAAAG